The following DNA comes from Ricinus communis isolate WT05 ecotype wild-type chromosome 10, ASM1957865v1, whole genome shotgun sequence.
CTATGATTAATGGATCAAAATGTTATTCATCATGgtttatattgatgaattgAACCTCACTGTTATATTGTATAATAATTCCTCAGCTCTGCTGATATATGGAGCGTCGGATGTACAGTAATTGAGATGGCCACAGGAAAGCCTCCTTGGAGCCAACAATACCAAGAGGTACCTGATCTGCTGCTAGCTATTAAGAGTTTTGGGTTTATGTAATATAATTTGCATCTGAGACATTATTTTAACAATGGTTTTCATCAGGTTGCCGCCCTCTTCTATATAGGGTCGACCAAGTCACATCCAGAAATCCCAGAACATCTCTCTGCTGAAGCAAAAGATTTTCTCCTTCAGTGCTTGCAAAAGTAGGGGTTTTGTgcctttttcttctcttctgtTTTTTGGTATCAAAGTCAAATTTCCATTGTCCTGATAATGCTTCTTGTAGTGAAACAGAAAGTTGGAATTGGGGAATTCAAagttactaaaattttataagatattGGTTGCACCATTATACTATGTTCACTTTCAGCTTTGAGAACAAGTAGTAACCCCAAAACTGTAGTTTTACTCTCATCTTTGGACTTATGATATATGTAATTTCCATTGACAGGGAGCCAAATATGAGGCCAGATGCATCTAAATTGCTGCAGGTGATTCTAATTTGATTTCCATCTCGAATTATTGGTCTTATTGTTGACGTGGCTTTTAACTTTTTGAAATAATGTTGATGAACATAGAGGTTAGACGTGACTTTCCAGATTATGCTTAGTGATTTAAGATAATTGTAAATGTTCATTCAAATGCAGCATCCCTTCGTTACTGGCCAGCAATTAGTATCTGATCCTGTTGGCACTTCCAACATGGTTAGTATACTTGGACTGGATTCTGGGTTTGTTGGTTTTACTTTCTTGTAGATCATTTTTTGATAGAAGGAATTTCTATTTACCATCAGGAAACTTCTCCAGTTCCTCTGCAGTCACCTACTGAGGAGCTTCAAACCTTGTAAGTTTcaatttggttttatttgaacTACTGAAGCAGTATGTTATTATTGCCTTCATGATGCTTTGAGTGATAATAGTGTCAACTATTTGCCAGCCAGATGCCATCTGTCTCTGGCTCAATGGATATTTGTAACTTGGGCAGTTTGAGCTGTTCAGTTGATCCTAAGAAACTGTTGGAAAGCAAGGATTTATGGAGAACAAATAatagtgatgatgatatgTGTCAAATGGATGGAGATGATTTTTCTCCATCGACAAGTAAAGTAAAGCTCAATTCTGTGTTGATTGCTGATGACTTTTACAAGGTGAGCACCTGCTTTCATGTCTTTCTGATATTTTGTCTATATTTGTTAGCAATTAACAGTTTGCTACTGTGAATCACTAACTGTGCTTGTTAGAGTTGTTACTCCAAACATGAGCTCTCTGGAGATTGGAAATGCAAATTTGATGAAAGTCCAGAACCAGAACAAGCAGGAATAAAGTTGGACATTGATCAATCACAAAGGgacaataatttttcatttcctTGTGGAGCGTCATTTTCAGAGGATGATGATGAGCTTACTGAGTCCAAGATTAGAGCCTTTTTGGATGAGAAGGTAGTTGTGCTTTTAGTTAACAATGAATTAGGCATTTGCAGTGACATTGCAGATATGATTTAAGTAGACTGTTATGATGTTGAACTGGAAGTTGATGTGATGTGTCAGGCTTTAGAACTGAAGAAGCTGCAAACACCTCTATATGAAGAGTTCTACAACAGTTTGAATTCAACACGTTCTCCAAGCTTTGCAGAAAGTTCAAAAGAGGAAACTCCCCCAAATTACTTAAAATTACCTCCAAAAAGTAGGTCGCCCAGTCGGGTCCCTGTTGGAACCTCATCGGCAGCAATTGATGCTGTTAGTTCTGGAAGTCCTGGAAGCAATAACAGGCGTGTATCAAATGTTGGCAATGCAAGTGATCAATCTTTAGAGGAAAATTCATCACCTCAATGTAATGATCAGAAAGGATTTCTAGTTGATGATCCGCCAGAATCAAGTAGCCCAAGGTTAGTCCATAAGTTGGTTGCATCTTTTTGCTTGACTCAATGTAATCCATTATTAGTTGGGAAATAATCTGAATTGGGACGTTTGCTACACAGTGTAAACTTTTCTGAGATCCAGAGGAAGTGGAAAGAAGAGCTTGACCAAGAGCTTGAGAGAAAGAGAGGTTTGGATATCTTGTTTGTCTAAGTATTAATTACTTAGTACTTCTGTGACATTCTTTGGTTTGTCGCATCTATATTTATCTGAAGAAATTGTCAGAGGAAACCAGTTTTTGGTGCATCCTCTGTGACGAATGTATGATTCTGAAAATTGTGTTGGCAGAGATGATGCGGCAAGCAGGCACGGGAGGTAAAACATCATCCCCGAAAGATCGAGCTTTGAGCCGGCAGAGAGAGAAGACAAGATTTGCATCTCCAAGCAAATGAGTGGTCATTCTAAGAGTGAGGAGTTCAAGCATTAGATTTAAAAGTTTTGTTCAGTGTGCATAGTGTGGTCAGTTTGCTAGCTCTTGTGAATGCTGGGGCTTTATTCAGCCAAAATGGTGCCTGTTGTTGTTGCTGCACTATATATAGGGCTTTAAGAGAAGGGTAAAACTCCTGGAGATAAAAGTTTATTGTTCCCTTTACATTTGAGGGTTGGGCACATGTTTCTTAAGTTTGTAACCAGTGGCATCAATGTACAATAATCATGATAAGCTTCTGAAATTTTGTCTCATTCTTCCAGCTTATTGTTGTGCCTTCTTTTTTCATTGGGCCaacttttataagaaaatactaGTGCTACAATGGGATTCAAGAACAATTTAGAAGCATTATTCATCCATTACTGTTTCGAAGTGGCTCACGGTGACCATTTTCGCAagtcttaaaagaaaaaaacttgaAACTTCGCTCAGACAATGAGAATCCAATATATGTACTATGTAGGCGTTCttgatgaagcaaacatacaagtaaaaagaaacaaacatacAAGTATAGAATAAAAGATTCGTAAAAGACACGgaatcaaaaaaaatttgaaacttCGCTCAGACAATGAGAATCCAATACATGTACGTGTCATACTATGCAGGCGTTCttgatgaagcaaacatacaagtaaaaaagaagcaaacatacaaGTATAGAATAAAAGATTCGTAAAAGACACAAAGAATCAACTATGGACATTGATTAAGAAAGTTTCCAACTTTCAAACAAATCTGATGAACTAAAACCAAAAAGCAGAAGTCAAAATCTTCCCAATGAAAACCTTCTTGGCATTGAAGCTGGACGCTGTTTCAATCCACTCATTAATCCATCAGTCTTCTGTACACTACTTTTCCTGGTCTTCAATGGAGATACCAATCTGTTAGCCAATCTTGAAGGCGAAAATGACCGACGCAATTTTGAAGCAGTTGACACCTTAGGCGATAATTTCTTGCTGAAGTTTGCAGGTCTAGTAGGTGATATAGAAACCACTGGCGAGCTCTTAATCTTCACTTGAAACTTGGAAGCAGATGGTGGCGACTTTATCAAAAACTTATGTGGAGTAGTCTGTTTAGTTGTAGAAATAACAGGAGACCTTGTCCTGCAGAACTTCTGCTGCTGTGTAGAATCCGTAGAGAGGAATAAAGGGTTTGGAAACAATACTGTCTTTCTAGCCCACGGCCTATTCCTTGGAGACACTCTATTTGCCAAATATTTCGGTGTGTTTTCTTTCTCTACAGCTCTCTTCTTTGGAGGTGAAACAACCTTGAAGTTAATGCGTGATCGAGCTCTTTGGAGAGTTGGAGAAGTGGATTCTAATCGGATAGATTGTAgtttattttgcttttctttctttctttttgactTGAGTTCAGTGTTCTCGTTTGGTCTGTGTTTCCTCTGTTGGGTAACTGGAGTTTGAGGATCTTCTATAGTGGATTTCTTGGTTTTACAGGCAACTGCTTCAAcaatttcttttgcaaatttgCTTGCTTGTAAAATTTCTCCAACTGTTTCTCCGACTAGCATTGCTGGTAATGACATTCGCTTCCACTCTCCTGCATAAAACATTTAaactcttaatccaataactGGTCTAACTGGTTGACAAGAAACAAatccaaaaaacaaaaaggattATTAATCATCTCAAAGAAAAATACCTACAACACTTGCTGGCAACTTCCCAACTGGCGATTTCTTAGGAGTAGCATTCTTGATCCTTCAAATTGGCAAGGACAATAGTCAGAGATAAGCAAAGCTCAATTCTTTTTGATAAAACAcgagcaaaaaaaaaaaaaaaaaaaaagaaaaaaaaccaaGTATATCTTTACCTTAAAGATTCTTGCTTGCACCTGAGACTAGTTCTTAGATAACCTCTGGTACTTCTAGGACTGAGACTAACCCCAGATATCATCTTATTCCCACCTGCCACTGTGAATTGAAGCTCTTGCAATCTAGCCATGCATTTTTCCACCTTAAAAAATCcatgaaagagaaaaagtaaataaaccCATTGGGTTATAAAACTGAATAATGGTAGCCTCAACTAGACCCATGTttgaatttttccttttctttagaACCAAACAGCCAATGAAGTGTGGCAGTTTGAGCTAGAAACTGCAAGTAGATTTACCTTCTTTACGGTTTCCCTAATTAGAACAGGATTGAGTGGTGCCACCATTCTCCTCTGCTTTGGTGGGGTTCTTGCTACCATGATTGCTAATTCAAGGGGAAAGTAAAAGAACTCCAAGTGGGTCTTGCAACgatctcttcttttgttttctaaaaACCCATAAACTAGAAAGACAGAATTGAAAATGGGGTTTCAGTGAGTATATGGGTCACCCTTTAGTTCTATCATCTCTGCATCAACCTCTAAGCAAACTCTCTCTCACTTTTGTTTTGAAGTGAAATAAACTGAAAAGTCAAAAACTTTTGGAGGATTGAATTAAACTTTTTGTAACGGATCTTTTTTTGGTTCTCCAACGGTCACATCTATCTATTTCTACGCCAATGGAAAATCGCAAACGGCTActtttattttccatttaaaataatatcgtCTATTATATATACGTTcactataatattatttagaatgaGTGAATCTGAGCCGttgatttctatttttctctcttcaattTTCACACagattataagaaattaaaaaagaaaaaagacgttttcctttttttattttgtaattattatttggctaaaaaaggaagatgaatttatgaatttgataaaattcttGATCCATTCAAAATCTTTAGCATGTgaaattcttcatttttacgttattattagtttctttttgttattatgtaatcttaatatttactttttaaaaagtatgcaattaaaaaaaaaatcttttctaTACAACGAAATCCTAAtcttttatcaatatttttaagggttaaatactatttatctTATGATGCTTAATCtaatatatgattatatttttttattctattaattttttaaaaaattttaataaaattattatcattccgtaatagtttaataattaaaatgataatttaacATTATAATTTGATCATTGAACTTATTTTCAAGTATCAAAATCGTTCAAGCTCTATcactataatttaatattataaattgatcattaaacttattatcaagtatcaaaATCGTCCAAACTCTATCATCATAACTTaagattacaatttaatcatttaattagatactagaattaatttatgttaaaaataaaattagttttagacaaatttatatttgataatatatttaaagataaaattataatcataACTTACCTAATTTCAACCaatagttagttttataaaatactaaaagaaattttaatataataaaaaaaattacattaaactacaaagtaaatagtatttaacaatgtaaggttttcttttttgcacAAAATACTCCCTTTATTGAACGGATTGGATTGCAAGAGTCCCCAAAATCGAAGAtttccttccttttcttcAGAAACAAAACAACCTATAAATCTGCTAATAGCTTTATATTATTCAGGGGAACATCACATGTAATACTACAGCTTTCTTAATTAAATGGAAACTGGTTTTGATATCTAAATTGGAACAACCAATTCATGattgtataatatatatatatatatatatatatatatatatgcactgcttttaaatatgattttatgtTGGAACAAAactctctttttctattatttttccaaaccagaaaatgaaaattttaattactaCAAACACATATAAactgaataattaaaaaatataaaataaagaacataTGCCAAACTGATTAGTTTTTGGCCTTCAGACTTGTATTCCCCAGCAGCTGGTTGCATTATTTTCTGAGAGTTTTGTGCTCACTTATGTTTGATGAGATTCCTGAGGGAGAAGAAGCagaaatgttattttatattaatatctatatagtaatttaatgatattattatcaattttttattctctctttaattttgctgtcttatttttttattttaaatttactctTTGATATAGGGTTTTATTTTCCAGTTTGGGtatttaggaaaaaaaattccaatttaggGTAAAAGTgagagattttaaatttaggatAGTTTGAGAAGTAATTCTCAATTTAcggtaaaaatttatatatgtggACACTGTCTGCCAGTTGGACCGGCCGACAACATGTGTGCGTGTTGAGACCTGTCCGTCAATTGAATTggtagaaatataaatttttgttaattatggACTCTATCCGCTATTTCAATTGATAGACAGGTTCTGTCCGCAATTTGAAATGGGCTAGAGGACATGATAGGTTTTATCATTTTAGGGTAGAAATAtacaaaattctaaatttagagttgttttagaaataa
Coding sequences within:
- the LOC8285560 gene encoding mitogen-activated protein kinase kinase kinase NPK1, with the protein product MQDFLGSVRRSIAFRTPDNNQENNNFNPLVEKINSCIRKSRIFSKPSSPSLPMAPVIRYRKGELIGCGAFGHVYMGMNLDSGELLAVKQVLIAANGATRERAQAHIRELEEEVKLLKNLSHPNIVRYLGTVTEEETLNILLEFVPGGSISSLLGKFGSFPEAVIRTYTQQLLLGLEYLHNNGIMHRDIKGANILVDNKGCIKLADFGASKQVVELATVSGAKSMKGTPYWMAPEVILQTGHSFSADIWSVGCTVIEMATGKPPWSQQYQEVAALFYIGSTKSHPEIPEHLSAEAKDFLLQCLQKEPNMRPDASKLLQHPFVTGQQLVSDPVGTSNMETSPVPLQSPTEELQTFQMPSVSGSMDICNLGSLSCSVDPKKLLESKDLWRTNNSDDDMCQMDGDDFSPSTSKVKLNSVLIADDFYKSCYSKHELSGDWKCKFDESPEPEQAGIKLDIDQSQRDNNFSFPCGASFSEDDDELTESKIRAFLDEKALELKKLQTPLYEEFYNSLNSTRSPSFAESSKEETPPNYLKLPPKSRSPSRVPVGTSSAAIDAVSSGSPGSNNRRVSNVGNASDQSLEENSSPQCNDQKGFLVDDPPESSSPSVNFSEIQRKWKEELDQELERKREMMRQAGTGGKTSSPKDRALSRQREKTRFASPSK
- the LOC8285561 gene encoding probable microtubule-binding protein TANGLED, whose product is MVARTPPKQRRMVAPLNPVLIRETVKKVEKCMARLQELQFTVAGGNKMISGVSLSPRSTRGYLRTSLRCKQESLRIKNATPKKSPVGKLPASVVGEWKRMSLPAMLVGETVGEILQASKFAKEIVEAVACKTKKSTIEDPQTPVTQQRKHRPNENTELKSKRKKEKQNKLQSIRLESTSPTLQRARSRINFKVVSPPKKRAVEKENTPKYLANRVSPRNRPWARKTVLFPNPLFLSTDSTQQQKFCRTRSPVISTTKQTTPHKFLIKSPPSASKFQVKIKSSPVVSISPTRPANFSKKLSPKVSTASKLRRSFSPSRLANRLVSPLKTRKSSVQKTDGLMSGLKQRPASMPRRFSLGRF